Proteins encoded within one genomic window of Argiope bruennichi chromosome 7, qqArgBrue1.1, whole genome shotgun sequence:
- the LOC129974987 gene encoding uncharacterized protein LOC129974987 isoform X1 has translation MRQKDKKTRPLNIGRRTGVDVVEGKRIRQQDDGTDVFDDYWTDSDSVHSNQTTQSIRSPDKTRNEKISKNVSIPNINAGSLRSSTKRTVKQRSEEFEGQSPDISRELSKRSDFSRKNLMNSFEDEENATFARTKMTQTSCMLNETENSTPKNMNKRSYIKKTQRNDTDISDHDINSVRRSRNVSNSSHSLYVRENLLSPRGKTSTVSISSPHEMEIREKAENKKSQGTQISHALVETESSFHKNTTFTQERSFCEETERNKDLSLGNEKNLLVEKSASKNLSKILSTPRKKDFHSKDGANAENVSLSSNMKSGKKTKDKRSLRTSIQSSHPSDETKSSPTKNTTYTRRRSHSEEPGSDTDNLSDSEKKISVRMSRVLSEFFPTPSEKDFPSTRDGTGTERVSSLSSNKKSGKKTKDKRSLRISTTSSNPSDEMKRSPTKNTTYALRRSHSEEIGSDTDNLSDKEKNSSVRGSRVMSEILSTPSKKAFPSTRDGADAEKVSLSSNMESSRKVKKLRNSRVVAESSHRSNRIEDSSSKNTTYTHERSYSKETRKNRVDSREKIELNDREKTSSVEISPRKRSSRHMANSFEVLSQKEDKSLQSTNRSEILVSGQKEKKNKQKSSMGKSPIAVKRTIQTSDILKNSLSGTPHIRNRGKESSKRNFSGGRFQFSTESSEMLNPKENIPSRSNKSVNGSEILLSHQKQNEEDVQESSVKKSPRAFQSKRMQISDDLENEQVSNNASSPVKTASPKHSAECKNEGLEVRKSSRMRFPPLASWRNERIKYAKLSSGELKCEGIDKGRAEDDYAFRYLKKKLNNKDKRFKLKTDIKKKGKNIRELIKKTSVTDVLGRTIKLNLHRPFSTCEWTLPKDEGSNPGFMLCRVFSADLMTFGFLDIAAHSMKDMRYSPSDNIYFIVIRGIVDVKIHTTFFTFTKSDTFIVPAGIAYSISNNTSRNAVLNFTSFKVPFFKYQNAE, from the coding sequence ATGAGACAGAAAGATAAAAAGACTCGCCCCTTAAACATTGGGCGTCGAACTGGAGTGGATGTTGTAGAGGGGAAAAGAATTCGTCAACAGGATGATGGAACTGATGTGTTTGATGATTATTGGACTGACAGTGATTCTGTTCATTCAAATCAAACAACTCAATCAATACGCTCCCCTGATAAAAccagaaatgaaaagatttcaaaaaatgtatccATCCCAAACATAAATGCAGGGAGTTTGAGATCAAGTACAAAAAGAACTGTAAAACAAAGAAGTGAAGAATTTGAGGGTCAAAGCCCTGATATTAGCCGGGAATTATCAAAAAGATCAGATTTCTCGaggaaaaatttaatgaactctTTTGAAGATGAGGAAAATGCCACCTTTGCCAGAACAAAAATGACGCAAACTTCTTGTATGttgaatgaaacagaaaattcaacacccaaaaatatgaataaaagatcatatataaaaaaaacacaaagaaatGACACGGATATATCTGATCATGATATAAATTCAGTAAGAAGGTCTAGAAATGTGTCTAATTCTTCACATTCACTTTATGTAAGGGAAAATTTGCTTTCACCAAGAGGCAAGACAAGTACTGTAAGTATTTCATCACCTCATGAAATGGAAATCAGAgaaaaagctgaaaataaaaaatctcaaGGGACTCAAATTTCTCATGCTTTAGTTGAAACAGAAAGTTCATTCcataaaaatacaacatttacACAAGAAAGATCTTTTTGTGAGGAAACTGAAAGAAATAAGGATCTTTCACTtggcaatgaaaaaaatttactagTAGAGAAATCTGCTAGCAAAAATCTGTCTAAAATTTTATCCACACCtagaaaaaaggattttcattCAAAAGATGGGGCAAATGctgaaaatgtttcattatctAGTAATATGAAATCTGGTAAGAAAACTAAAGACAAAAGAAGTTTGAGGACTAGTATTCAGTCTTCACATCCATCAGATGAAACAAAAAGTTCACCTACCAAAAATACAACATATACACGTAGAAGATCACATTCTGAGGAACCTGGAAGTGATACAGATAACTTATCTGAcagtgagaaaaaaatttctgtaagaaTGTCTAGAGTTTTGTCTGAATTTTTTCCGACACCAAGTGAAAAGGATTTTCCATCAACAAGAGATGGGACAGGTACTGAAAGGGTTTCATCATTATCTAGTAATAAGAAATCTGGTAAGAAAACTAAAGACAAAAGAAGTTTGAGGATTAGTACTACATCTTCTAATCCATCAGATGAAATGAAAAGATCACCTACCAAAAATACAACATATGCACTTAGAAGATCACATTCTGAGGAAATTGGAAGTGATACTGATAATTTATCTgacaaagagaaaaattcttctgTAAGAGGATCTAGAGTTATGTCTGAAATTTTATCCACACCAAGCAAAAAGGCTTTTCCTTCAACAAGAGATGGGGCAGATGCTGAAAAGGTTTCATTATCTAGTAATATGGAATCTAGCAGGAAAGtaaaaaaactgagaaattcTAGGGTTGTGGCAGAATCTTCCCATCGATCAAATAGAATAGAAGATTCTTCTTCGAAGAATACAACATACACGCATGAAAGATCTTATTCAAAGGAAACTAGAAAAAATAGAGTTGACTCTAGAGAAAAAATAGAGTTGAATGATAGAGAGAAGACTTCTTCGGTAGAAATATCTCCTAGAAAAAGGTCTTCTCGACATATGGCTAACTCTTTTGAAGTGTTGAGTCAGAAAGAAGATAAATCTCTTCAGAGTACAAATAGATCAGAAATTTTAGTATCTggtcaaaaagaaaagaaaaataaacaaaaatcttcCATGGGAAAGTCTCCTATAGCAGTTAAAAGAACAATACAGACTTCTGATATCTTGAAAAATTCATTGTCTGGGACTCCACATATTCGAAACAGAGGGAAAGAAAGCAGCAAAAGGAATTTTTCAGGAGGGAGATTTCAATTTTCAACTGAATCTTCTGAAATGCtgaatccaaaagaaaatataccTTCCCGAAGCAATAAGAGTGTAAATggttcagaaattttattatccCACCAAAAACAAAATGAGGAAGATGTGCAAGAATCTTCCGTCAAAAAGTCTCCTAGAGCATTTCAGAGTAAGAGAATGCAAATATCTGATGATTTAGAAAATGAGCAGGTGTCTAACAATGCCTCCTCCCCTGTGAAAACTGCTTCCCCTAAGCATTCAGCTGAATGCAAGAATGAAGGGCTTGAAGTCAGAAAGTCTTCTAGAATGCGATTTCCGCCTCTTGCATCCTGGCGAAATGAGAGAATCAAATATGCGAAATTATCTTCAGGTGAATTAAAATGTGAGGGTATAGATAAAGGTCGAGCAGAAGATGATTATGCATttagatatttgaaaaagaaattgaataataaagataaaagatttaaattgaaaacagatattaaaaagaagggaaaaaatatcCGTGAACTTATTAAAAAGACTTCAGTTACAGATGTTCTGGGTAGaaccataaaattgaatttacacCGTCCGTTCAGTACATGCGAGTGGACTTTGCCAAAGGATGAAGGTAGTAACCCGGGTTTCATGTTGTGTAGAGTTTTTTCAGCAGATTTAATGACATTTGGATTTTTGGATATTGCTGCTCATAGTATGAAAGATATGCGGTATTCACCCTCagataatatttactttatagtTATAAGAGGAATTGTTGATGTTAAAATTCACACAACTTTTTTCACATTTACAAAAAGTGATACTTTTATTGTGCCTGCTGGTATTGCATACTCTATAAGCAACAATACCTCAAGAAATGCTGTGCTTAATTTTACTTCATTCAAAGTACCCTTTTTTAAGTATCAGAATgcagagtaa